From a region of the Nocardioides ginsengisegetis genome:
- a CDS encoding murein L,D-transpeptidase — MRRLLVVLALVLAAVLPASPAHAGEAWVEKAQKRLNSLGCHAGPVNGDLGRWTRSAVLRFQSARHVAQNGRLDPITRKRLYARTAPRCDVRPVPAGSGRGRRIVISQRQNWVWLVGPKGGVVAQEGMVDNTSVLRPGSHGTGSYCGRNARIKKNSSVGGSEWLWNFVRFAPCGVGFHRIPTYKSNGHQIHADWLLGTNLAQSHGCIRLSREMSLKVWNFTTRHTPVRVL, encoded by the coding sequence GTGCGACGTCTGCTCGTGGTGCTCGCCCTGGTCCTTGCGGCCGTGCTGCCGGCCTCGCCCGCGCACGCCGGTGAGGCCTGGGTCGAGAAGGCGCAGAAGCGGCTCAACTCCCTCGGCTGCCACGCCGGGCCGGTCAACGGCGACCTGGGGCGCTGGACCCGCTCGGCCGTGCTCCGCTTCCAGTCGGCGCGGCACGTCGCGCAGAACGGTCGGCTGGACCCGATCACCCGCAAGCGGCTCTACGCCAGGACCGCTCCGCGGTGCGACGTGCGCCCCGTCCCGGCCGGCTCGGGCCGAGGCCGCCGGATCGTGATCAGCCAGCGGCAGAACTGGGTCTGGCTGGTCGGCCCGAAGGGCGGGGTGGTCGCCCAGGAGGGCATGGTCGACAACACCTCGGTGCTGCGGCCGGGCAGCCACGGCACCGGCTCCTACTGCGGCCGGAACGCGCGGATCAAGAAGAACTCGTCGGTCGGCGGCTCGGAGTGGCTGTGGAACTTCGTGCGGTTCGCGCCGTGCGGCGTGGGCTTCCACCGGATCCCGACCTACAAGTCCAACGGCCACCAGATCCACGCCGACTGGCTGCTCGGCACCAACCTGGCGCAGTCGCACGGCTGCATCCGGCTGTCGCGCGAGATGTCGCTGAAGGTCTGGAACTTCACGACCCGGCACACGCCGGTGCGGGTGCTCTAG
- a CDS encoding homocysteine S-methyltransferase family protein: MTHALPQLAGTAFVTDGGLETDLIFHHGVDLPEFAAFPLVEDDRGRELLTAYYDAYAGIARRAGAGLLLEAPTWRANPDWAALVGYDATALDRVNRASIDLMNSLREAHADLPDVLVGGVVGPRGDGYVAADGIDPDEAADYHSAQMRSFAAAGADIVTALTLTGTEEAIGVVRAARAAGLHVAIGFTVETDGRLPDGTPLGAAIERVDAEAAPDYFVVNCAHPTHVAPGLDGGAWAERIIGFRPNASTLTHAELDEAEELDAGDLAELASSYVALRRSLPNLSVLGGCCGTDATHVAALWGV, from the coding sequence ATGACCCACGCCCTGCCGCAGCTGGCCGGGACCGCCTTCGTCACCGACGGTGGCCTCGAGACCGACCTGATCTTCCACCACGGCGTCGACCTCCCCGAGTTCGCCGCCTTCCCGCTGGTCGAGGACGACCGCGGGCGTGAGCTGCTGACCGCCTACTACGACGCGTACGCCGGGATCGCCCGGCGGGCCGGCGCCGGGCTCCTGCTCGAGGCGCCGACGTGGCGGGCCAACCCCGACTGGGCGGCGCTGGTGGGCTACGACGCGACCGCGCTCGACCGCGTCAACCGCGCCTCCATCGACCTGATGAACAGCCTCCGCGAGGCCCACGCCGACCTGCCGGACGTCCTCGTCGGTGGGGTCGTCGGACCGCGCGGCGACGGCTACGTCGCGGCCGACGGGATCGACCCCGACGAGGCCGCGGACTACCACTCCGCCCAGATGCGGTCCTTCGCCGCGGCCGGTGCCGACATCGTCACGGCGCTCACCCTCACGGGCACCGAGGAGGCCATCGGCGTGGTCCGAGCCGCCCGTGCGGCGGGGCTGCACGTCGCCATCGGGTTCACCGTCGAGACCGACGGGCGGCTGCCCGACGGGACGCCGCTGGGCGCGGCGATCGAGCGGGTCGATGCCGAGGCCGCCCCCGACTACTTCGTCGTCAACTGCGCCCACCCGACGCACGTCGCGCCCGGCCTGGACGGCGGGGCGTGGGCCGAGCGGATCATCGGCTTCCGGCCCAACGCGTCGACGCTCACGCACGCCGAGCTCGACGAGGCCGAGGAGCTCGACGCGGGTGACCTGGCCGAGCTCGCCTCGTCGTACGTCGCCCTGCGCCGCTCGCTGCCCAACCTCAGCGTCCTGGGTGGGTGCTGCGGCACCGACGCGACCCATGTCGCCGCGCTCTGGGGCGTCTAG
- a CDS encoding SMP-30/gluconolactonase/LRE family protein, which produces MTRPLIVVPVPGEGAEDVVIGTTGRDEGAVFTGTADGSIFRISHDARRIDRIARTGGRPLGLELDPDGRLLVCDAHLGVLRVDTASGAVEPVTDSVDGARMVFCNNAAIASDGTVWFSDSTRVHPVEHWRADFVENTTTGRLLRLTTDGTVETVLDDLRFANGVALPVDETFVVVAETAGRRLLRHWLAGPHQGTTETFGDDLPGYPDNIARGSDGLIWVTIASPRNALVERLWQGPLWVRKSVTRIPERLQPQPARTVRVQAYDDAGALVHDLDADASGYHMATGVREHDGRVWVGSIEEPAVAVLTP; this is translated from the coding sequence ATGACCCGCCCCCTCATCGTCGTCCCCGTCCCCGGCGAGGGCGCCGAGGACGTCGTGATCGGTACGACGGGCCGCGACGAGGGCGCCGTCTTCACCGGCACCGCCGACGGCAGCATCTTCCGGATCAGTCACGACGCGCGTCGCATCGACCGGATCGCCCGGACCGGGGGCCGCCCGCTCGGCCTCGAGCTCGACCCGGACGGCCGGCTCCTGGTCTGCGACGCCCACCTCGGCGTGCTGCGCGTCGACACCGCGAGCGGCGCCGTCGAGCCCGTCACGGACAGCGTCGACGGCGCCAGGATGGTCTTCTGCAACAACGCGGCCATCGCCTCGGACGGCACCGTGTGGTTCTCCGACTCCACCCGGGTCCACCCGGTCGAGCACTGGCGCGCCGACTTCGTCGAGAACACCACCACCGGCCGCCTCCTGCGGCTGACGACGGACGGCACCGTCGAGACGGTCCTCGACGACCTGCGCTTCGCCAACGGCGTGGCCCTGCCGGTCGACGAGACGTTCGTGGTGGTCGCCGAGACCGCCGGACGCAGGCTGCTGCGGCACTGGCTGGCCGGCCCGCACCAGGGCACGACCGAGACGTTCGGGGACGACCTGCCGGGCTACCCCGACAACATCGCACGCGGCTCCGACGGGCTGATCTGGGTCACCATCGCCAGCCCCCGCAACGCCCTCGTCGAGCGCCTCTGGCAGGGCCCCCTGTGGGTGAGGAAGTCGGTGACCCGCATCCCCGAGCGCCTCCAGCCGCAGCCCGCCCGCACCGTTCGCGTCCAGGCGTACGACGACGCCGGCGCGCTCGTGCACGACCTCGACGCCGACGCCTCCGGCTACCACATGGCCACCGGCGTGCGGGAGCACGACGGACGGGTCTGGGTGGGCAGCATCGAGGAACCCGCCGTCGCGGTCCTCACGCCCTGA
- a CDS encoding HNH endonuclease signature motif containing protein — protein MLVETMNGGMGIQVDDLDDDFLLSLVSDAEVQDRQAQRRKLRYAVQWAHRHPATGESDAATWAEVGRGGGGLDCDEAIAGDGAPLVAAFAAEPFAAAMGISTAAGIALIADGLNLHHRHPRIWAKVEALEVPAWRARRVAQMCASQSAAVAAHVDAALADRMGAWGVTTIENAIAAALADLDPENVSDAEDEAKAAWGVHLTHRSPHALGVWAGTSTLEITGDTAEVTALHDLICATAHQLLTDDSPFNQESLEVRKARAVGVIATQSGGHGVKPVTRMYVHIDVDDLADPTATGWAERLGPATLSKIRDWLAGTRATILPVLDMRRTDAVDRHDPPAWMAEQVRLRDAHCVFPWCQKDSRGCDLDHIEPYIPLDEGGPPGQTNPRNLGPLCRRHHRCKTSRRWHYRRNTDGTYTWTGPHGRTYTVTSRGTFSEN, from the coding sequence ATGCTGGTGGAGACCATGAACGGCGGGATGGGGATCCAGGTCGACGACCTGGACGACGACTTCCTGCTCTCCCTGGTCTCCGATGCGGAGGTCCAGGACCGCCAGGCCCAGCGCCGCAAGCTGCGCTACGCCGTGCAGTGGGCCCACCGCCACCCCGCCACCGGCGAGTCGGATGCTGCGACCTGGGCCGAGGTCGGCCGCGGTGGCGGTGGGTTGGACTGCGACGAGGCCATCGCGGGCGATGGCGCACCGCTGGTCGCGGCGTTCGCCGCCGAGCCGTTTGCGGCCGCGATGGGCATCTCCACCGCCGCCGGGATCGCACTCATCGCCGACGGGCTCAACCTGCACCACCGGCACCCGCGGATCTGGGCCAAGGTCGAAGCCCTCGAGGTGCCTGCGTGGCGGGCCCGGCGGGTCGCGCAGATGTGCGCCTCCCAGTCCGCGGCGGTCGCAGCCCACGTCGATGCCGCCCTGGCGGACCGGATGGGTGCGTGGGGTGTGACCACGATCGAGAACGCCATCGCCGCGGCGCTGGCCGACCTCGACCCCGAGAACGTCTCGGACGCCGAGGACGAGGCCAAGGCCGCGTGGGGTGTGCACCTGACCCACCGGTCCCCGCACGCCCTCGGGGTGTGGGCGGGCACCTCGACGTTGGAGATCACCGGCGACACCGCCGAGGTGACCGCGTTGCACGACCTGATCTGCGCCACCGCCCACCAGCTCCTCACCGACGACAGCCCGTTCAACCAGGAGTCGTTGGAGGTCCGCAAGGCCCGCGCGGTCGGCGTCATCGCCACACAATCCGGCGGGCACGGCGTGAAGCCGGTGACCCGGATGTACGTCCACATCGACGTCGATGACCTGGCCGACCCGACCGCGACCGGCTGGGCCGAACGCCTCGGCCCGGCCACCCTGTCCAAGATCCGCGACTGGCTCGCCGGGACTAGGGCCACGATCCTCCCCGTGCTGGACATGCGCCGCACCGACGCGGTGGACCGGCACGACCCGCCGGCCTGGATGGCCGAGCAGGTGCGGCTCCGCGACGCCCACTGCGTGTTCCCCTGGTGCCAGAAGGACTCGAGGGGCTGCGACCTCGACCACATCGAGCCCTACATCCCCCTCGACGAGGGTGGCCCGCCGGGTCAGACGAACCCACGGAATCTCGGTCCGTTGTGTCGGCGGCATCACCGCTGCAAGACCAGCCGACGATGGCACTACCGTCGCAACACCGACGGCACCTACACCTGGACCGGACCCCACGGCCGGACCTACACGGTCACGTCACGGGGGACGTTCTCCGAGAACTGA
- a CDS encoding 3-hydroxyacyl-CoA dehydrogenase NAD-binding domain-containing protein: MTADITTLLARAQEISTDAERVTEAKLRKVTLPGGAGVLGLITLDNGEDHTKPNTFGPRGLLSLNAAIDAALADDEVTALGVTGKPFILAAGADLTSIAGGGEDGVRIVAELGHAVFRKLQDGGKPSFGFINGLALGGGLEVALHCTYRTVMDSAPALGLPEVMLGLIPGWGGAFLVPNLVGADTAVTLIVENPLNQGKTLGGKAAYDAGLADAVFGGVDYLERSLLWAADVLTGKVTVERPEVDRGEAWDAAVSRGAKVAKAKTGGASPAALKAVELIDKARDNDRDAGFAREDEALEAMSRTPELLASLYAFDLVQKRAKRPAGAPDRSLARPVTKVGIVGAGLMASQLALLFVRRLEVPVVLTDLDQERVDKGVAYVHEEIDKLLAKGRINADKANRHKGLVTGAVDKGEVFADADFVIEAVFEEMSVKKSVFADVEKAVSPECILATNTSSLSISEMAADLEHPERVVGFHFFNPVAVMPLLEIVKGEQTDDATLATAFATGKALKKTTILVKDSPSFIVNRLLGRFMGEVGRIVDEGTPVPVVDSAFAGVAPMPPFMLLSLVGPAIALHNNETLKGAFPDRFYVSPALERVVAARKPSYYGPDGAIDPEVEALLEKPENPVVLEPAEVRTRALTGLAEEVRLMLDEGVVVGPEDLDLAMITGAGFSFWNGGLTMLLEREGLGKFH; encoded by the coding sequence ATGACTGCTGACATCACCACGCTCCTCGCGCGTGCGCAGGAGATCTCCACGGACGCCGAGCGCGTCACCGAGGCCAAGCTCCGCAAGGTCACCCTCCCCGGCGGTGCCGGCGTCCTCGGCCTGATCACCCTCGACAACGGCGAGGACCACACCAAGCCCAACACGTTCGGCCCGCGCGGCCTGCTGTCGCTCAACGCCGCCATCGACGCGGCGCTGGCCGACGACGAGGTGACCGCGCTCGGCGTGACCGGCAAGCCGTTCATCCTGGCGGCCGGCGCCGACCTGACGAGCATCGCGGGTGGCGGCGAGGACGGCGTACGCATCGTCGCCGAGCTCGGCCACGCGGTCTTCCGCAAGCTGCAGGACGGCGGCAAGCCGTCCTTCGGCTTCATCAACGGCCTCGCCCTCGGCGGCGGCCTCGAGGTGGCGCTGCACTGCACCTACCGCACCGTCATGGACTCCGCGCCGGCCCTGGGCCTGCCCGAGGTCATGCTCGGCCTCATCCCCGGCTGGGGCGGCGCGTTCCTCGTGCCCAACCTGGTCGGTGCCGACACGGCCGTGACGCTGATCGTGGAGAACCCGCTCAACCAGGGCAAGACCCTGGGTGGCAAGGCGGCGTACGACGCCGGGCTGGCCGACGCGGTGTTCGGCGGCGTCGACTACCTCGAGCGCTCGCTGCTCTGGGCCGCGGACGTGCTGACCGGCAAGGTCACCGTCGAGCGTCCCGAGGTCGACCGCGGCGAGGCCTGGGACGCGGCGGTCTCCCGCGGCGCCAAGGTCGCCAAGGCCAAGACCGGCGGCGCCAGCCCGGCCGCCCTCAAGGCCGTCGAGCTGATCGACAAGGCGCGCGACAACGACCGCGACGCCGGCTTCGCGCGCGAGGACGAGGCCCTCGAGGCCATGTCCCGTACGCCGGAGCTGCTCGCCTCCCTCTACGCCTTCGACCTGGTCCAGAAGCGCGCCAAGCGCCCGGCGGGTGCCCCCGACCGGTCGCTGGCCCGCCCGGTGACCAAGGTCGGCATCGTGGGTGCGGGCCTGATGGCCTCGCAGCTCGCACTGCTCTTCGTGCGCCGCCTCGAGGTGCCGGTGGTCCTCACCGACCTCGACCAGGAGCGCGTCGACAAGGGCGTGGCCTACGTCCACGAGGAGATCGACAAGCTCCTCGCCAAGGGCCGGATCAACGCCGACAAGGCCAACCGCCACAAGGGCCTGGTCACCGGCGCGGTCGACAAGGGCGAGGTCTTCGCCGACGCCGACTTCGTCATCGAGGCCGTCTTCGAGGAGATGTCGGTCAAGAAGTCGGTCTTCGCCGACGTCGAGAAGGCCGTGTCGCCGGAGTGCATCCTGGCGACCAACACCTCCTCGCTGTCGATCAGCGAGATGGCGGCCGACCTCGAGCACCCCGAGCGGGTCGTGGGCTTCCACTTCTTCAACCCGGTCGCGGTCATGCCACTGCTGGAGATCGTCAAGGGCGAGCAGACCGACGACGCGACGCTGGCGACGGCGTTCGCGACCGGCAAGGCGCTGAAGAAGACCACCATCCTGGTCAAGGACAGCCCGTCCTTCATCGTCAACCGGCTCCTCGGCCGCTTCATGGGCGAGGTCGGCCGGATCGTCGACGAGGGCACCCCGGTGCCGGTGGTCGACAGCGCGTTCGCCGGTGTCGCGCCGATGCCGCCCTTCATGCTGCTCTCGCTCGTGGGTCCGGCCATCGCGCTGCACAACAACGAGACGCTCAAGGGCGCCTTCCCCGACCGGTTCTACGTCTCCCCCGCGCTCGAGCGCGTGGTGGCGGCGCGGAAGCCGTCGTACTACGGCCCCGACGGCGCGATCGACCCCGAGGTCGAGGCGCTGCTGGAGAAGCCGGAGAACCCGGTCGTCCTCGAGCCGGCGGAGGTCCGCACGCGGGCGCTCACCGGGCTCGCCGAGGAGGTGCGCCTGATGCTCGACGAGGGCGTCGTCGTCGGCCCCGAGGACCTCGACCTCGCCATGATCACGGGCGCGGGCTTCTCGTTCTGGAACGGCGGCCTCACGATGCTGCTCGAGCGCGAGGGCCTCGGCAAGTTCCACTGA
- a CDS encoding acetyl-CoA C-acyltransferase, with amino-acid sequence MSRAPRQLREVVFVDGVRTPFGVGKANGQYAETRADDLVIKCISELMRRNPSLPPERVDEVAVAATTQIGDQGLTIGRTAALLAGLPQSVPGFAIDRMCAGAMTAVTTTASGIAFGSYDVAIAGGVEHMGRHPMGEGVDPNPRILSERIVNPDALVMGKTAENLHDRYPTITKERVDAYAVRSQDKTVAAYEAGKIQPDLVPVATRSAEQGWGLATTDEPMRPGTTMESLAGLKTPFRAHGKVTAGNAAGINDGATAALLADEETAKELGLPIRMRLVSYSFVGVEPEVMGAGPIPATEKALKQAGLTIDDIQAFEVNEAFAVQVLAFLEHFGIADDDARVNPYGGAIAMGHPLASSGVRLMNQLARQFEERPEVRYGLTTMCIGIGMGGTVIWENPHWTGEAA; translated from the coding sequence GTGTCCAGAGCGCCCCGGCAGCTGCGGGAGGTCGTCTTCGTCGACGGCGTCCGCACCCCCTTCGGTGTCGGCAAGGCCAACGGCCAGTACGCCGAGACCCGCGCCGATGACCTGGTCATCAAGTGCATCTCCGAGCTCATGCGCCGCAACCCCTCGCTCCCCCCCGAGCGGGTCGACGAGGTGGCCGTCGCCGCCACCACCCAGATCGGCGACCAGGGCCTGACCATCGGCCGCACCGCCGCCCTGCTGGCCGGCCTGCCGCAGTCGGTGCCCGGCTTCGCGATCGACCGCATGTGCGCCGGCGCGATGACCGCCGTGACCACCACCGCCTCGGGCATCGCCTTCGGCTCCTACGACGTGGCCATCGCCGGCGGCGTCGAGCACATGGGCCGCCACCCGATGGGTGAGGGCGTCGACCCCAACCCGCGGATCCTCTCCGAGCGCATCGTGAACCCCGACGCCCTGGTGATGGGCAAGACGGCCGAGAACCTGCACGACCGCTACCCGACGATCACCAAGGAGCGCGTCGACGCCTACGCGGTCCGCTCCCAGGACAAGACGGTCGCGGCCTACGAGGCCGGCAAGATCCAGCCCGACCTCGTCCCGGTCGCCACCCGCTCCGCCGAGCAGGGCTGGGGCCTGGCCACCACCGACGAGCCGATGCGCCCCGGCACCACCATGGAGTCGCTGGCCGGCCTGAAGACGCCGTTCCGCGCCCACGGCAAGGTGACCGCCGGCAACGCGGCGGGCATCAACGACGGCGCGACCGCGGCCCTGCTGGCCGACGAGGAGACCGCCAAGGAGCTCGGCCTCCCGATCCGGATGCGCCTGGTGTCCTACTCCTTCGTCGGTGTCGAGCCCGAGGTCATGGGCGCCGGCCCGATCCCGGCGACAGAGAAGGCCCTCAAGCAGGCCGGCCTGACCATCGACGACATCCAGGCCTTCGAGGTCAACGAGGCCTTCGCCGTGCAGGTGCTCGCCTTCCTCGAGCACTTCGGCATCGCCGACGACGACGCCCGCGTGAACCCCTACGGCGGCGCGATCGCCATGGGCCACCCGCTCGCCTCCTCTGGCGTGCGGTTGATGAACCAGCTCGCTCGCCAGTTCGAGGAGCGCCCCGAGGTCCGCTACGGCCTCACGACCATGTGCATCGGCATCGGCATGGGCGGCACCGTCATCTGGGAGAACCCCCACTGGACCGGAGAGGCGGCCTGA
- a CDS encoding NUDIX domain-containing protein, producing MHRFSSIALVDQRGWILLQERDEHPLIDPEKWGFPGGGVEEGESYEEAAYRELAEETGVKLTDGLELFDRVTFYSESCGGFDEFELWTAPTTLTDAEIECNEGRQIVFVDPHEAVNLPLTTAAGMVLPHFLTSSRYAAITRKRA from the coding sequence ATGCATCGTTTCAGCAGCATCGCCCTGGTCGACCAGCGTGGCTGGATCCTCCTGCAGGAGCGCGACGAGCACCCGCTGATCGACCCCGAGAAGTGGGGGTTCCCGGGCGGGGGAGTCGAGGAGGGGGAGAGCTACGAGGAGGCGGCCTACCGCGAGCTCGCGGAGGAGACCGGGGTGAAACTGACCGACGGGCTCGAGCTCTTCGACCGGGTGACCTTCTACAGCGAGTCGTGCGGCGGGTTCGACGAGTTCGAGCTCTGGACCGCCCCCACGACGCTGACCGACGCCGAGATCGAGTGCAACGAGGGTCGCCAGATCGTCTTCGTCGACCCCCACGAGGCGGTCAACCTGCCGCTGACGACCGCGGCCGGGATGGTGCTCCCGCACTTCCTCACCTCGAGCCGCTACGCCGCGATCACGCGCAAGCGCGCATGA
- a CDS encoding PAC2 family protein has product MSQDNRLVHIVDEVPELDAARAEGHLTMVLVLDGFLDAGNAAARAAQHLIDLTDGGGSVVATFDVDQFHDYRARRPAMTFNRDHYEQYDAPRLLVRLLKDSGGTPYLLLSGPEPDNRWEAFARAVRSVVERFGVTRVVSMGSVPMAVPHTRPIAITHHANNPDLLTGESPWRGELRIPSSAQALLEVRLAEWGHDAMGFVAHIPHYLAQLDYPKASGALLENVEIAGRLTIDLSGLAAEAEDREAEIARYLAANDEVEDVVRALEQQYDAFERAEESGSSLLAENQPLPTGEEIGEQFEQFLAGLDGPDES; this is encoded by the coding sequence GTGTCCCAGGACAACCGGCTCGTGCACATCGTCGACGAGGTGCCCGAGCTCGACGCCGCCCGTGCCGAGGGGCACCTCACCATGGTGCTCGTGCTCGACGGCTTCCTCGACGCCGGCAACGCCGCGGCCCGCGCCGCGCAGCACCTCATCGACCTCACCGACGGGGGCGGCTCGGTGGTCGCGACGTTCGACGTCGACCAGTTCCACGACTACCGCGCCCGCCGGCCCGCGATGACCTTCAACCGCGACCACTACGAGCAGTACGACGCCCCGCGCCTGCTCGTGCGGCTGCTCAAGGACAGCGGCGGGACGCCGTACCTCCTGCTGAGCGGCCCCGAGCCGGACAACCGCTGGGAGGCCTTCGCTCGCGCCGTCCGCTCCGTCGTCGAGCGCTTCGGCGTCACCCGCGTGGTCAGCATGGGCTCGGTGCCGATGGCGGTGCCGCACACCAGGCCGATCGCGATCACCCACCACGCCAACAACCCCGACCTCCTCACGGGCGAGAGCCCGTGGCGCGGCGAGCTGCGCATCCCCAGCTCCGCCCAGGCGTTGCTGGAGGTCCGGCTGGCCGAGTGGGGCCACGACGCGATGGGCTTCGTCGCGCACATCCCGCACTACCTCGCCCAGCTGGACTACCCCAAGGCATCCGGCGCCCTGCTGGAGAACGTCGAGATCGCCGGCCGACTGACCATCGACCTCTCCGGCCTGGCCGCCGAGGCCGAGGACCGTGAGGCCGAGATCGCTCGCTACCTCGCCGCCAACGACGAGGTCGAGGACGTCGTGCGCGCGCTCGAGCAGCAGTACGACGCCTTCGAGCGCGCCGAGGAATCCGGCAGCAGCCTGCTCGCCGAGAACCAGCCGCTGCCCACGGGCGAGGAGATCGGCGAGCAGTTCGAGCAGTTCCTGGCCGGGCTCGACGGGCCCGACGAGTCCTGA
- the dxs gene encoding 1-deoxy-D-xylulose-5-phosphate synthase yields MAILESITCPQDLRALSDDQLETLAAEIRDVLITTVATNTGHLGPNLGVVELTLAIHRVFDSPRDRVVFDTGHQAYVHKLVTGRNATFGTLRKEGGVSGYPSQAESDHDIVENSHASTSLSYADGIAKAYAIRGEDRHVVAVIGDGALTGGMAWEALNNIAINPRSRLVIVVNDNGRSYTPTIGGLANALTGLRTNPRYEHVLDMVKKRLNAVPGVGPAAYDALHAMKKGLKDALAPQGLFEDLGLKYVGPVDGHDRAAMEHVLAQAKRFNGPVIVHALTRKGYGYDPAEQHEADQFHAPGPFDVQTGAEKPKGRIWTDHFSEAIVEIGERRPDIVAITAAMMHPVGLDKFQARFPERTFDVGIAEQHAATSAAGLAIGGLHPVVAVYATFLNRAFDQVLMDCALHKCGVTFVLDRAGVTGDDGASHNGMWDMSILQVVPGLRLAAPRDAATLREVLNEAVDVDDAPTVVRFPKGPPPENIPAVGKAGGADVLVRKGTKDVLVVAVGSMASVAVDVADRLVAQGIGVTVVDPRWVMPVDPALVDLAREHQLVVSVEDNGRIGGCGSVLLQTLNDAGVHTPFRLHGIPQEFLDHAKRAAILERIGLTPQALALGIVEDMTALSEGRTLVDADRQP; encoded by the coding sequence ATGGCCATCCTCGAGTCGATCACGTGTCCGCAGGACCTGCGCGCGCTCAGCGACGACCAGCTGGAAACGCTTGCAGCAGAGATCCGTGACGTCCTGATCACCACGGTGGCCACCAACACCGGCCACCTCGGCCCCAACCTCGGCGTCGTCGAGCTCACGCTGGCGATCCACCGGGTCTTCGACAGCCCGCGCGACCGGGTCGTGTTCGACACCGGCCACCAGGCCTACGTCCACAAGCTCGTCACGGGCCGCAACGCGACGTTCGGCACCCTCCGCAAGGAGGGCGGGGTCAGCGGCTACCCGAGCCAGGCCGAGTCCGACCACGACATCGTCGAGAACTCCCACGCCTCCACCTCGCTCAGCTACGCCGACGGCATCGCCAAGGCCTACGCCATCCGCGGTGAGGACCGCCACGTCGTGGCCGTCATCGGCGACGGGGCGCTCACCGGCGGCATGGCCTGGGAGGCGCTCAACAACATCGCGATCAACCCACGGAGCCGGCTGGTCATCGTCGTCAACGACAACGGCCGCTCCTACACCCCGACCATCGGCGGCCTCGCCAACGCCCTCACCGGCCTGCGCACCAACCCGCGCTACGAGCACGTCCTCGACATGGTCAAGAAGCGCCTCAACGCGGTGCCGGGCGTCGGCCCCGCGGCGTACGACGCCCTCCACGCCATGAAGAAGGGCCTCAAGGACGCATTGGCGCCGCAGGGCCTCTTCGAGGACCTCGGCCTGAAGTACGTCGGCCCCGTCGACGGCCACGACCGCGCCGCGATGGAGCACGTCCTGGCCCAGGCCAAGCGCTTCAACGGTCCGGTGATCGTGCATGCCCTCACCCGCAAGGGCTACGGCTACGACCCGGCCGAGCAGCACGAGGCCGACCAGTTCCACGCCCCCGGGCCGTTCGACGTGCAGACCGGCGCCGAGAAGCCCAAGGGCCGGATCTGGACCGACCACTTCTCCGAGGCCATCGTCGAGATCGGTGAGCGCCGACCCGACATCGTGGCCATCACCGCCGCGATGATGCACCCGGTCGGCCTCGACAAGTTCCAGGCCCGCTTCCCCGAGCGCACCTTCGACGTCGGCATCGCCGAGCAGCACGCCGCCACCTCGGCCGCGGGCCTCGCGATCGGCGGGCTGCACCCGGTCGTCGCGGTCTACGCGACGTTCCTCAACCGTGCCTTCGACCAGGTCCTCATGGACTGCGCGCTGCACAAGTGCGGCGTCACGTTCGTGCTCGACCGGGCCGGGGTCACCGGTGACGACGGCGCCAGCCACAACGGCATGTGGGACATGTCGATCCTCCAGGTCGTGCCCGGGCTGCGGCTGGCCGCGCCCCGCGACGCCGCGACCCTGCGCGAGGTGCTGAACGAGGCGGTCGACGTCGACGACGCCCCGACCGTCGTCCGCTTCCCCAAGGGCCCGCCGCCCGAGAACATCCCGGCCGTCGGCAAGGCCGGCGGCGCCGACGTGCTCGTCCGCAAGGGCACCAAGGACGTCCTCGTCGTCGCGGTCGGCTCGATGGCCTCGGTGGCCGTCGACGTCGCCGACCGCCTCGTCGCCCAGGGCATCGGCGTCACCGTCGTCGACCCCCGCTGGGTGATGCCGGTCGACCCCGCCCTGGTCGACCTGGCCCGCGAGCACCAGCTGGTCGTCAGCGTCGAGGACAACGGCCGCATCGGCGGCTGCGGCTCGGTCCTGCTCCAGACCCTCAACGACGCCGGCGTCCACACGCCCTTCCGCCTGCACGGCATCCCGCAGGAGTTCCTCGACCACGCCAAGCGCGCCGCGATCCTCGAACGCATCGGCCTGACCCCGCAGGCGCTCGCCCTCGGCATCGTCGAGGACATGACCGCCCTCAGCGAGGGCCGCACGCTGGTCGATGCCGACCGGCAGCCCTAG